A genomic region of Rhipicephalus sanguineus isolate Rsan-2018 chromosome 1, BIME_Rsan_1.4, whole genome shotgun sequence contains the following coding sequences:
- the LOC119406664 gene encoding keratin, type II cytoskeletal 68 kDa, component IB-like, whose protein sequence is MNALVVAALFACVALSYGQFEFGGGFDGGAGAGGFDSSSFGSPDGGAQLGGGDFSGSFGGGDADGAAAGAGFDTSGFTGGFEGFNAAAASNSRPQFGGFQSQFQGSLPQAGAAQSSVEAQ, encoded by the exons ATGAACGCTCTG GTTGTTGCCGCCCTTTTCGCCTGCGTGGCCCTGTCCTACGGCCAGTTCGAGTTCGGTGGTGGATTTGACGGTGGTGCTGGCGCTGGCGGCTTCGACAGCAGCTCGTTCGGATCTCCCGACGGTGGCGCGCAGCTTGGCGGAGGCGACTTCAGCGGAAGCTTCGGCGGAGGCGATGCTGACGGTGCGGCTGCCGGCGCTGGTTTCGATACCTCCGGCTTCACCGGTGGCTTCGAGGGATTCAATGCTGCGGCCGCTTCCAACAGCCGCCCCCAGTTCGGCGGCTTCCAGAGCCAATTCCAGGGAAGCCTTCCCCAGGCCGGAGCAGCCCAGTCATCTGTCGAGGCCCAGTAA